The Stratiformator vulcanicus genome has a segment encoding these proteins:
- a CDS encoding sulfate adenylyltransferase, translated as MAALIPPHGGLTELINRTVADDKVDAFKSEAEGLTKVPVSAADLSTVYRIADGTLSPLTGPMGEAVYNRVLDESVIESNGELYAWTIPLSLPVTAELAGRIESGEKVALINSEEEIVGTLDVSDVFEWDKEKYLKSVYGTERTDHPGADMVLKNDAAMTHLLGGELQALPQPKNPAFGEYVLSPLETRAVVDANGYDAVVAFQTRNPLHRAHEYALVYGLEELLRDGKNAGAVLNPLIGETKGDDVSAEIRMETYEKLIADRAMGEGDSDPELWAKVGGGVPDRVMLLGLDIKMFYGGPTEAVMHAIYRQNFGYTHIVIGRKHADAPYADGTAIWGDFDAHEIFDNLNGDLKIQPVKVGFAAYYESMGRVDLMERHPDEKPVFISGKQVRATLQQGEMVDPRIMRESTSKILAEAMGN; from the coding sequence GTGGCCGCACTGATCCCCCCGCACGGCGGACTGACTGAACTGATCAACCGGACCGTCGCGGACGACAAGGTCGACGCCTTCAAGTCGGAAGCCGAAGGCCTGACGAAGGTTCCAGTTTCGGCGGCGGATCTTTCGACGGTCTATCGCATTGCCGATGGGACGCTCAGCCCCCTGACGGGCCCGATGGGAGAGGCAGTTTACAACCGCGTGCTGGACGAGTCGGTGATCGAATCGAACGGTGAGCTTTACGCGTGGACGATCCCGCTTTCACTGCCGGTCACGGCCGAACTAGCCGGGCGGATCGAGTCGGGTGAGAAGGTCGCGCTGATCAATTCCGAAGAAGAAATCGTCGGCACGCTCGACGTTTCGGACGTGTTTGAGTGGGACAAAGAGAAATACCTGAAATCGGTTTACGGCACCGAGCGGACGGATCACCCGGGGGCCGACATGGTCCTAAAGAATGATGCGGCCATGACGCATCTGCTCGGCGGCGAACTGCAGGCGCTGCCGCAGCCCAAGAACCCGGCATTCGGGGAGTACGTGCTCTCACCCTTAGAGACCCGAGCGGTTGTCGACGCCAACGGCTATGACGCGGTCGTCGCGTTTCAAACGCGAAACCCGTTGCACCGCGCTCACGAGTACGCGCTCGTCTACGGCTTGGAAGAATTGTTGCGTGACGGCAAGAACGCCGGAGCAGTTCTCAACCCGCTCATCGGCGAAACCAAAGGGGATGACGTCTCGGCCGAGATTCGGATGGAGACCTATGAAAAGTTGATTGCCGACCGTGCGATGGGCGAAGGCGACAGCGATCCGGAGCTGTGGGCGAAAGTCGGCGGCGGAGTCCCCGACCGCGTGATGCTGCTCGGCCTCGATATTAAAATGTTCTACGGCGGGCCGACGGAAGCGGTGATGCACGCGATCTACCGCCAGAATTTCGGCTACACGCACATCGTGATTGGTCGCAAACACGCGGACGCCCCCTACGCTGACGGAACTGCCATCTGGGGCGACTTCGATGCACACGAAATCTTCGACAACCTCAACGGCGATTTAAAAATTCAGCCGGTCAAGGTCGGCTTCGCCGCTTACTATGAATCAATGGGCCGCGTCGACCTGATGGAACGCCACCCGGACGAAAAACCGGTCTTCATCTCCGGCAAGCAGGTCCGCGCGACGCTGCAACAGGGCGAAATGGTCGACCCGCGGATTATGCGGGAAAGCACAAGTAAGATTCTGGCTGAGGCGATGGGGAATTAG